A single region of the Manihot esculenta cultivar AM560-2 chromosome 12, M.esculenta_v8, whole genome shotgun sequence genome encodes:
- the LOC110628343 gene encoding very-long-chain 3-oxoacyl-CoA reductase-like protein At1g24470: MPSACINHLAAQPLWLLLISSLGFLSLLNLSLSFLNWVYATLLRPPKNLSEKYGSWALITGATDGIGKAFAYQLVKQGLNLILVSRNPSKLKTVSSEIQAEFPETKIKTVVFDFSGEIVSGIHLIKDAIKGLDVGVLINNVGVTYPEARFFHEVDEQIWMGIVRVNLEGTTRVTRAVLPEMLRRKRGAIVNIGSGAAIVVPSHPLFTSYAATKAYVHQLSRCLYVEYKSCGIDVQCQVPLYVATEMTSKVASIKNSSLFIPSAEGYAEAAIHKIGYEERCTPYWPHSIQWFFCRLLPDSLLDSWRLSIGIRRRGTSFLE, from the exons ATGCCTTCAGCATGCATCAACCACCTTGCAGCCCAACCCTTGTGGCTTCTTCTAATCTCATCTCTTGGCTTTCTCTCCCTCCTCAATCTCTCCCTCTCATTTCTCAACTGGGTTTATGCAACATTGCTCAGACCACCAAAGAATCTGAGTGAAAAATATGGCTCTTGGGCTCTCATCACCGGAGCCACAGACGGTATAGGCAAAGCCTTTGCTTATCAACTAGTCAAACAAGGCCTAAACCTAATACTAGTGAGCAGAAACCCCAGCAAACTCAAAACCGTCTCATCTGAAATCCAAGCAGAGTTCCCTGAAACCAAGATCAAGACTGTGGTGTTTGATTTTTCCGGGGAAATTGTAAGTGGGATTCATCTTATAAAAGACGCCATTAAAGGGCTTGATGTGGGTGTTCTGATAAACAATGTGGGTGTCACATATCCTGAAGCTAGATTCTTCCATGAAGTGGATGAGCAAATTTGGATGGGGATTGTTCGAGTAAATTTGGAGGGCACCACTAGGGTTACTAGAGCAGTTTTGCCAGAGATGCTCAGAAGAAAAAGAGGTGCTATTGTTAATATTGGTTCAGGAGCTGCCATTGTTGTTCCTTCACATCCTCTCTTCACCAGCTATGCTGCTACAAAAGC TTATGTTCACCAATTATCAAGATGTTTGTACGTGGAATACAAAAGCTGTGGGATTGATGTGCAGTGTCAG gtGCCACTGTATGTTGCAACAGAAATGACATCAAAAGTAGCGTCTATAAAGAATTCATCACTGTTTATACCATCGGCAGAAGGCTACGCAGAAGCCGCTATTCACAAAATTGGGTATGAAGAACGTTGCACCCCCTACTGGCCTCACTCCATCCAATGGTTCTTCTGCCGTCTCCTTCCCGACTCCCTTCTCGATTCTTGGCGTCTCTCAATCGGTATTCGCCGAAGAGGAACATCATTTCTTGAATGA